From Deltaproteobacteria bacterium, one genomic window encodes:
- a CDS encoding ribose-phosphate pyrophosphokinase, producing MRDVLKIFAGNSNRPLAQEICAYLGVHLGTADVKTFSDGEIAVEITENVRGDDVFVVQSICTPGNDNLMELLLMLDAFKRASATRITAVIPYYGYARQDRKVAPRVPISAKLIADLVTTAGASRVLTAELHAGQIQGFFNIPVDNLFSAPVLLPYLRSRIGKEEVTIVSPDAGGVERARAFAKRLGASLAIIDKRRSRADEEQILGKANRDVAEMRIIGDVEGRIAIIVDDMVDTAGTLTTAAAAIHEAGAQSVLACCTHPVLSGPAIDRMRTSVLDELVVTNSIPLRPEAQALGKIHVLSLASLMGEAIRRIHNEESISSLFV from the coding sequence ATGCGAGATGTGTTAAAAATCTTCGCCGGTAATTCCAACCGCCCGCTGGCGCAAGAGATCTGTGCGTACCTGGGTGTCCACCTAGGTACGGCGGATGTGAAGACGTTTAGCGACGGCGAAATCGCGGTCGAGATCACCGAGAATGTGCGTGGCGACGACGTCTTTGTCGTGCAGTCGATTTGCACGCCGGGCAACGACAACCTGATGGAGTTGCTGCTCATGCTCGATGCCTTCAAGCGTGCCTCCGCCACGCGCATTACTGCCGTCATCCCCTATTACGGGTACGCCCGTCAGGACCGCAAAGTTGCGCCGCGTGTTCCGATCAGCGCTAAACTGATTGCCGACTTAGTGACCACGGCTGGCGCCTCGCGCGTGCTGACGGCGGAACTGCACGCTGGCCAGATTCAAGGGTTCTTCAATATCCCGGTGGATAATTTGTTTTCCGCGCCGGTGCTGCTGCCTTATCTGCGCTCGCGCATCGGAAAGGAAGAGGTGACGATCGTCTCTCCCGATGCTGGCGGAGTAGAGCGCGCACGGGCCTTTGCCAAACGGTTGGGCGCGTCTTTAGCCATCATCGACAAACGCCGCTCTCGTGCGGACGAAGAACAGATTCTGGGAAAAGCTAATCGCGATGTGGCGGAGATGCGTATCATCGGCGATGTCGAAGGAAGAATCGCCATCATCGTGGACGATATGGTGGACACGGCCGGCACCTTGACCACTGCCGCCGCAGCGATTCATGAGGCAGGGGCGCAAAGCGTGTTGGCGTGCTGCACCCATCCCGTGCTGTCGGGGCCGGCGATCGACCGGATGCGCACTTCGGTGCTGGACGAGCTGGTGGTGACCAACTCCATTCCGTTGCGACCCGAAGCCCAAGCGCTGGGAAAAATTCACGTGCTGTCGCTGGCTTCGCTCATGGGCGAAGCGATACGGCGCATTCATAACGAAGAATCGATTAGCTCTTTATTTGTTTAA
- a CDS encoding 30S ribosomal protein S18 produces the protein MRRKVCPFRANKDLVIDYKDIDMLSKYVTERGKILPSRITGVSAKYQRKLKKAIKRARAGAMLPYAASRV, from the coding sequence ATGCGCCGCAAAGTGTGCCCGTTTCGTGCGAACAAAGATCTCGTCATCGATTACAAAGATATCGATATGCTCTCCAAGTACGTGACCGAGCGCGGGAAAATTCTTCCGAGCCGCATCACGGGCGTAAGCGCGAAATATCAGCGGAAATTAAAAAAGGCCATCAAAAGAGCGAGAGCAGGGGCTATGTTGCCCTATGCGGCTTCTCGTGTGTGA
- a CDS encoding aminoacyl-tRNA hydrolase, with protein sequence MRAIIGLGNPGPEYAKTRHNLGFRAVDRLAERWLTKLSRRAFLSLIGETQWRGEKMLLVQPQTYMNRSGEAVARIRDFYHLDLDALIVIHDDLDLPFGRLRMKRGGGGAGGNRGIVSLIETLGSKDFLRVKIGIGRPPGRHDPAHFVVQPFTPQEEAFIVPTLDRVLGAVEVLLSDGIEKAMAAVHASEPLPTDEKS encoded by the coding sequence GTGCGCGCCATTATTGGCCTGGGCAATCCTGGTCCGGAATACGCGAAAACGCGCCACAACCTGGGATTTCGCGCCGTTGACCGCTTAGCAGAACGGTGGCTGACGAAACTCTCGCGTCGTGCTTTTCTGTCGCTCATCGGCGAAACCCAATGGCGCGGCGAGAAGATGCTGCTGGTACAGCCGCAGACGTACATGAATCGCAGCGGCGAGGCGGTCGCGCGCATTCGTGACTTTTACCATCTCGACCTGGACGCGCTGATCGTTATTCATGACGATCTCGATCTTCCTTTTGGCCGCTTGCGTATGAAACGCGGGGGCGGGGGAGCTGGAGGGAATAGAGGAATCGTCTCGCTCATCGAGACGTTAGGCAGCAAGGATTTCCTCCGCGTCAAGATCGGCATCGGCAGACCGCCAGGCCGCCACGACCCCGCGCACTTCGTCGTGCAGCCCTTTACTCCGCAAGAAGAAGCGTTTATTGTTCCGACCTTAGATCGCGTGCTTGGTGCAGTCGAAGTCCTGCTTTCTGACGGTATCGAGAAAGCCATGGCTGCTGTTCATGCGTCAGAGCCGCTTCCCACGGACGAGAAATCATAA
- the ispE gene encoding 4-(cytidine 5'-diphospho)-2-C-methyl-D-erythritol kinase translates to MREMHLFAPAKINVGLRITGRRPDGYHLLDSLMIPVSLCDELVVRVEDGPHAIHVTCDDPTLPTDHTNLVYKAAALLCREVAATPALHITLHKRIPSGAGLGGGSSDAAAVLKSLNLLLSLGLSEAQLCEMGVKLGADVPFFIPCRAARVEGIGEILTAVAPLPRRWIVLVVPPFGVSTPWAYRQFDELPSSAPLDVTFADLPPGQWPRSELLVNDLECAVFPDYPQLAEIKSLLYTHGADGALMSGSGSSVFGIFTVQETAVHAVTALQPQGRVFLVEPLGGPP, encoded by the coding sequence ATGCGAGAAATGCACCTGTTCGCTCCAGCCAAGATTAACGTTGGCCTGCGCATTACCGGCCGCCGCCCCGACGGCTATCATTTGCTGGATTCGCTGATGATTCCGGTGAGTTTGTGCGACGAGCTCGTGGTGCGCGTCGAGGACGGTCCCCACGCCATTCATGTGACCTGCGACGATCCCACCCTTCCGACCGACCACACCAACCTCGTGTACAAAGCCGCAGCGCTGTTGTGCCGAGAGGTAGCAGCGACGCCAGCTCTCCACATTACGCTTCACAAGCGCATTCCCTCGGGTGCCGGACTTGGCGGTGGTAGTAGCGATGCCGCTGCCGTCCTGAAAAGCCTCAACCTCCTCCTCTCTTTGGGACTCTCGGAGGCGCAGCTGTGCGAAATGGGGGTGAAGTTAGGAGCGGATGTGCCGTTCTTCATTCCTTGCCGCGCCGCGCGCGTGGAAGGGATCGGCGAAATTTTAACCGCAGTGGCTCCACTGCCTCGGCGCTGGATCGTACTGGTCGTGCCGCCTTTCGGCGTGTCCACTCCGTGGGCGTATCGTCAGTTCGACGAACTGCCGTCGTCTGCTCCTCTGGACGTCACGTTCGCCGATCTGCCGCCGGGACAGTGGCCTAGGTCCGAGCTGTTAGTGAACGATCTCGAATGCGCGGTGTTCCCGGACTACCCGCAACTTGCCGAGATTAAATCGCTGCTGTATACGCACGGGGCTGACGGCGCGTTGATGTCGGGCAGCGGGTCTTCCGTGTTCGGCATTTTTACCGTACAAGAAACCGCAGTGCACGCGGTGACGGCGTTGCAACCGCAGGGGCGGGTTTTTCTGGTCGAACCCTTGGGCGGACCTCCCTAA
- a CDS encoding AAA family ATPase, with amino-acid sequence MRCPQCGTVNHLGAKFCDECAAPLPQVCPSCRTENRPEAKFCQECATPLTTSRLAEKQRPSSHLSTADAKPILYTPKHLAERILAEQLAMEARGAVEGERKTVTALFADIKNSMGLIEDLDPEEARSIIDPALQLMMEAVHHYEGYVAQSLGDGIFALFGAPLASEDHPQRAIYAALRMQEESRRLAEMLRREKGVNLQIRVGINTGEVVMRSIQRDDLHADYTPIGHSTSLAARMESLAAPGSVLISEHTYRLVDGYFECKALGPALVKGTSEPIHLYEVLGAGPLQTRLQVAARRGLSRFIGRQDELLSLQQALEHAKRGQGSIHGVRGAPGVGKSRLFHEFKQTAGPGCLVLETFALPHGKSYAYLPLVELLKGYFHISAHDDERRRREKITGKVLTLDRDLEETLPYLFGLLGVSEPSGLLQQLDRQLRRRRTFEAITRLLVRESANQPLVLICEDLHWIDNETQSYLLSYTSRIADVSIFLLVNYRPEYQSGWIGQPYFTQVPLEPLGQKEAEELLSMLLGVRDGLTLEPTLRQLWRQILDKTQGNPLFMEEIVRALFEEEVLVRDTFGRAVFATPVCATLGLPPPELQIPPTVQAVLAARIDRLPPDAKEFLQMVAVIGKEFPLTLVLRVSDVPEAEVHRLLAQLQSTEFIYQQPAKAGMEYSFTHTLTQEVAYNSLLLERRRALHERTAQAIEAVFPQQMEEHYGELAHHYGQSGNTWKAIDYLQLAGEQAVQRSANAEAIEHLTIALELLKSVPDGPEVARRELTLRLALGVPLIVTRGIGSNEVGTMYERALVLAQQLGETALLFPVLRGLWEFHEVRGALPTARALGERLLTLARRENDPALSLIAHGALADTLLWGGEFSAASQHADQGIASYAPAHHRALAFLYGGHDLGVASVVWKALALWHLGYPEQADFHVRRALFALEELAHSYSTAHTLSFLALLSQLRRQGQAVQERVEAVMLLSQEQEFTQYNAMTTILHGWVLTEHGNTDEGIERMEAGLAAWRAIGAELMRPYYLALLAEAHGKVGHYETGLRLLDEALLSARGSRECWWEAELYRLKGDLLLKSHGAKKPTPEPGTLLSC; translated from the coding sequence ATGCGTTGTCCCCAATGCGGAACCGTCAATCATCTTGGTGCCAAGTTTTGCGACGAATGCGCGGCACCGCTGCCGCAGGTCTGTCCGTCGTGCAGGACGGAGAATCGTCCCGAGGCTAAGTTCTGTCAGGAGTGCGCAACGCCGCTGACAACGTCCAGACTCGCCGAGAAGCAGAGGCCGAGCTCTCACCTCTCGACTGCCGACGCCAAACCGATCCTCTACACCCCGAAACATCTGGCTGAGCGCATTCTGGCCGAACAACTCGCCATGGAAGCACGTGGTGCCGTCGAGGGGGAGCGTAAGACCGTGACCGCCCTGTTCGCCGACATTAAAAACTCGATGGGTCTCATTGAAGACCTCGATCCTGAAGAGGCCCGCAGCATCATCGACCCGGCCTTGCAGCTCATGATGGAGGCGGTGCATCACTACGAGGGTTATGTGGCCCAGTCCTTGGGCGACGGCATCTTCGCCCTGTTTGGCGCTCCCCTCGCCAGCGAGGATCACCCCCAACGCGCCATTTACGCGGCGTTGCGCATGCAGGAGGAGAGTCGGCGTCTGGCGGAGATGCTGCGGCGAGAGAAGGGCGTCAATTTGCAGATTCGCGTCGGCATCAACACCGGCGAGGTGGTGATGCGCTCGATTCAGCGCGACGATTTGCACGCCGACTACACGCCGATCGGTCACTCGACCAGTCTGGCGGCGCGGATGGAAAGCTTGGCCGCACCCGGCTCCGTCCTGATTAGCGAACACACCTATCGACTGGTGGACGGATATTTCGAGTGCAAAGCCCTCGGTCCGGCGCTCGTCAAAGGCACCAGCGAGCCTATCCACCTGTATGAAGTGCTGGGCGCGGGGCCGCTGCAGACGCGGCTCCAAGTAGCCGCGCGGCGCGGCCTCAGCCGCTTCATCGGTCGCCAAGATGAATTGCTCTCTTTACAACAAGCGCTGGAGCATGCCAAGAGAGGGCAGGGCTCTATCCATGGCGTGCGTGGCGCGCCGGGGGTGGGCAAGTCCCGCCTCTTTCACGAATTCAAACAGACCGCTGGGCCTGGATGTCTGGTGCTGGAGACCTTCGCGCTGCCGCATGGCAAATCCTACGCGTATCTGCCGTTGGTCGAATTATTGAAGGGCTATTTCCATATTTCCGCCCATGACGATGAGCGGCGGCGGCGGGAAAAGATTACCGGCAAAGTGCTGACGCTCGACCGCGACTTGGAAGAGACGCTTCCGTATCTGTTCGGGCTGTTGGGTGTGTCGGAGCCGAGTGGGCTGCTGCAACAACTGGACCGCCAACTGCGACGGCGACGTACCTTCGAGGCGATCACGCGGCTCTTGGTGCGCGAAAGCGCCAACCAACCGCTGGTGCTGATCTGTGAAGACCTGCACTGGATCGACAACGAAACGCAATCTTATCTGCTGTCCTACACCAGTCGCATTGCCGACGTCAGCATCTTTTTGCTGGTGAATTATCGTCCCGAGTATCAATCCGGTTGGATAGGGCAGCCGTATTTTACCCAGGTGCCGCTGGAGCCGTTGGGGCAAAAAGAGGCGGAGGAACTGCTCTCAATGTTGCTGGGGGTGCGGGACGGTCTGACTTTGGAGCCGACACTGCGGCAACTGTGGCGACAGATCCTGGACAAAACCCAGGGCAACCCGCTGTTCATGGAAGAGATCGTGCGTGCTTTGTTCGAGGAAGAAGTGCTAGTGCGGGATACCTTTGGGCGTGCGGTGTTCGCGACACCTGTGTGTGCCACCCTTGGCCTCCCACCACCCGAATTGCAGATTCCGCCGACGGTGCAGGCCGTGCTGGCTGCGCGCATCGATCGCTTGCCCCCTGACGCCAAAGAATTTTTACAGATGGTGGCGGTCATCGGCAAAGAATTTCCTTTGACCTTGGTGTTGCGCGTCTCGGACGTGCCGGAGGCCGAGGTGCATCGGCTGCTTGCCCAGTTGCAGAGCACGGAGTTCATCTACCAACAGCCAGCAAAGGCCGGCATGGAGTACAGTTTTACTCACACCCTCACGCAAGAGGTGGCCTACAATTCCCTCTTGTTGGAGCGTCGCCGCGCTCTGCACGAGCGCACTGCGCAGGCGATCGAGGCGGTGTTTCCCCAACAGATGGAAGAGCACTACGGCGAGTTGGCGCATCATTATGGCCAAAGCGGCAACACGTGGAAGGCCATCGACTATTTGCAGTTAGCCGGAGAACAGGCGGTCCAACGGTCGGCGAATGCCGAAGCGATTGAGCACCTGACGATCGCTTTGGAACTGCTCAAGAGTGTTCCCGATGGGCCTGAAGTTGCCCGACGCGAACTCACGCTGCGCTTGGCGCTTGGCGTTCCGCTGATCGTGACCCGAGGGATCGGATCGAACGAAGTGGGCACGATGTACGAGCGGGCCTTGGTGCTTGCTCAACAGTTGGGAGAGACCGCGCTGCTCTTTCCCGTGCTCCGAGGGTTATGGGAGTTCCACGAGGTGCGCGGGGCCTTGCCGACCGCGCGGGCGCTGGGCGAACGTTTGCTGACGTTGGCGCGGCGCGAAAACGATCCGGCGTTGTCGTTGATCGCGCATGGCGCATTGGCGGATACCCTCCTCTGGGGTGGCGAGTTCTCGGCGGCAAGCCAGCATGCCGACCAGGGCATTGCCTCTTATGCTCCGGCACACCACCGTGCGCTGGCCTTTCTCTACGGCGGGCACGATCTTGGCGTCGCTTCCGTGGTGTGGAAGGCCCTGGCGCTGTGGCATCTCGGTTATCCCGAGCAGGCCGACTTCCACGTTCGCCGCGCCTTATTCGCCCTTGAAGAACTGGCGCACTCGTACAGCACCGCGCATACGCTGAGCTTCCTGGCGCTGTTGTCGCAATTGCGCCGTCAAGGACAAGCCGTGCAGGAGCGCGTGGAAGCGGTGATGCTCTTGTCGCAAGAGCAGGAGTTTACGCAATACAACGCCATGACGACGATCCTCCACGGTTGGGTGCTGACCGAGCACGGCAATACCGACGAAGGGATCGAACGGATGGAAGCCGGATTGGCGGCGTGGCGGGCTATTGGCGCGGAGTTGATGCGCCCGTATTATCTTGCCCTGCTCGCCGAAGCGCATGGCAAAGTCGGGCACTACGAGACCGGCCTGCGCTTGCTGGATGAAGCGTTGCTGAGCGCGCGTGGCAGTAGGGAATGCTGGTGGGAAGCGGAATTGTACCGATTGAAGGGAGATCTCTTGCTCAAATCTCATGGTGCGAAAAAACCAACCCCGGAGCCAGGCACGTTGCTGAGCTGTTGA
- a CDS encoding phosphotransferase family protein, translated as MSQQLEGLVDVPQLETFLRAQLPPQSGDLVVEKHEAGFSNETFYVSWGPKRWVMRRPPRGDILPTAHDMLREFRVLSGLAPTGVRVPQPAVACEDLSIIGAPFYLMERVEGIVIRDQLPVEFDALDDRKRLGEELIDALTELHAVAWQATPLHNLGRPQGFLERQLKRWLGQLELTLPRTRSLPGLHEVTEWLKAHLPEQSATTIVHGDYKLDNVMFTPYSAKLVAIFDWEMATLGDPLADLGWVVSYWGETGDPPEPEPKGSNYITSHPGFLSRGDMIARYERRTGRTMQHFPFYHCFAVWKLAIILEGLYRHYLEGTASNPKANEFEWKVPQLVDRAHRIMAEA; from the coding sequence ATGAGTCAGCAACTTGAAGGGTTGGTCGATGTACCGCAGCTGGAGACCTTTCTGCGCGCGCAGTTGCCGCCACAGAGCGGCGACTTGGTGGTGGAAAAGCATGAGGCAGGATTTTCCAACGAAACGTTTTACGTGTCGTGGGGACCGAAACGCTGGGTGATGCGCCGCCCGCCGCGCGGCGACATTCTGCCGACGGCGCACGATATGTTACGGGAGTTTCGCGTGCTCTCCGGCTTGGCGCCGACCGGCGTGCGCGTGCCGCAACCGGCAGTGGCGTGCGAAGACCTGTCGATCATCGGCGCGCCGTTTTACCTCATGGAGCGTGTCGAGGGCATCGTTATCCGTGACCAGCTCCCTGTGGAATTCGACGCCCTGGACGATCGCAAACGTCTCGGGGAAGAGCTGATCGACGCCCTGACCGAGTTGCACGCTGTCGCTTGGCAAGCCACGCCGCTCCACAATCTCGGCAGGCCGCAAGGGTTTCTCGAACGGCAATTGAAACGATGGCTGGGCCAGCTCGAATTGACTTTGCCGAGGACGCGATCGCTCCCCGGCCTCCATGAAGTGACCGAGTGGCTGAAGGCGCATCTGCCGGAACAGAGCGCGACCACGATTGTCCATGGCGATTACAAACTCGATAACGTGATGTTCACGCCGTACTCGGCCAAGCTGGTGGCGATTTTCGATTGGGAGATGGCGACCCTGGGTGATCCCTTGGCGGATTTGGGGTGGGTTGTCAGCTATTGGGGAGAGACCGGCGACCCGCCGGAGCCGGAACCGAAAGGCAGCAATTACATTACCTCGCACCCTGGCTTTCTTTCACGCGGGGACATGATTGCCCGCTACGAACGGCGCACAGGTCGCACGATGCAGCATTTCCCTTTCTATCACTGCTTCGCGGTATGGAAGCTAGCCATCATCCTGGAAGGGTTGTACCGGCATTACCTCGAAGGCACGGCCTCCAATCCCAAAGCCAACGAGTTCGAGTGGAAAGTGCCCCAGTTGGTTGACCGCGCGCACCGGATTATGGCGGAGGCTTGA
- the rpsF gene encoding 30S ribosomal protein S6: MPSYETLCIFHPELPETRVKELAAWMQQLVENGQGTVLQVEAWGLRDLAYRIKKQRRGYFIHLEYDSNPAALKELERNLRINENVLRFLSVVRGVQAPAEPPAPAAVAPVLAPAPTPVETVETAPEAS; this comes from the coding sequence ATGCCCAGTTACGAAACGCTCTGCATCTTTCACCCGGAGTTGCCCGAGACCCGCGTCAAAGAATTGGCAGCGTGGATGCAACAGTTAGTAGAAAATGGACAAGGGACGGTGTTGCAAGTTGAAGCATGGGGCCTGCGCGACCTTGCGTATCGTATTAAAAAGCAACGGCGCGGCTACTTTATCCACTTAGAATACGATTCCAACCCGGCGGCGCTGAAAGAACTCGAACGCAACCTGCGCATCAACGAAAACGTGCTGCGTTTTCTCTCCGTCGTGCGCGGTGTTCAGGCTCCGGCGGAGCCGCCTGCTCCAGCGGCTGTTGCCCCAGTCCTAGCTCCGGCTCCAACCCCAGTGGAAACCGTCGAAACCGCCCCTGAAGCGTCCTAG
- a CDS encoding inositol monophosphatase, with translation MTLRPAIACVTTMAMDDFLTAAQDAALQAGALLRANWLQPKKIEMKTDIVDLVTNVDKESDALITGLLGSRFPTHRIIAEESAVSGQESPYRWYIDPIDGTTNFAHGFPHFAVSIALAYESQMLIGVVHDPVREETFCASKGKGATLNGAPIQVSSAPILEHSLLLTGFPYDRRKRSEYYLRFYQAFMVRSQGVRRCGSAALDLCYVACGRADAFWEWRLHPWDTAAGSLIVEEAGGQMSDFLGDRFDIHGEQTLASNRLVHAEMVDVLRPLIDE, from the coding sequence GTGACGTTGCGGCCTGCCATTGCCTGTGTCACAACCATGGCCATGGACGATTTCCTTACCGCCGCACAAGATGCCGCTCTCCAGGCCGGAGCCTTGCTCCGAGCCAATTGGCTCCAACCCAAAAAGATCGAGATGAAAACCGACATTGTCGATCTAGTCACGAACGTCGATAAAGAATCGGACGCCTTGATTACCGGTCTCCTCGGCTCTCGCTTTCCCACTCATCGGATCATCGCTGAAGAATCCGCCGTGTCCGGTCAGGAGAGTCCGTATCGCTGGTATATCGATCCCATCGACGGCACCACCAACTTTGCCCACGGGTTTCCGCATTTTGCGGTGTCGATCGCCTTGGCCTACGAGTCGCAAATGCTGATCGGTGTCGTCCACGATCCCGTGCGGGAAGAGACCTTCTGCGCGAGCAAAGGCAAAGGGGCCACGCTCAACGGTGCCCCCATCCAGGTGTCGTCGGCACCGATACTGGAACACTCGCTCTTGCTCACCGGGTTTCCCTACGACCGCAGAAAGCGCAGCGAGTATTATCTGCGCTTTTATCAAGCCTTCATGGTGCGTTCGCAAGGCGTCCGGCGCTGCGGGTCAGCCGCGCTAGACCTGTGTTACGTCGCTTGCGGACGGGCGGATGCGTTTTGGGAATGGCGGCTCCATCCCTGGGACACCGCCGCCGGTTCGCTCATCGTCGAGGAAGCCGGCGGGCAAATGAGCGACTTCCTCGGCGACCGCTTCGATATTCACGGCGAGCAAACCCTGGCCTCGAACCGCCTCGTCCATGCAGAGATGGTGGATGTGCTCCGTCCCCTGATCGACGAGTAG
- a CDS encoding MFS transporter, whose protein sequence is MPSSPRLFYGWIVTACAFCVLFLTYGVQYSFGVFLPAMLDELGWQRASIAGAFSLYSMMYSGCSLISGRLTDSRGPQFVIALGGVLLGLGIIATSRMSAMWHMYVFYGLIASLGMSTAYIPCNATVVKWFQRKRGLALGLASSGSSCGILICPPLASHLIAQWGWRPVYCAGGVTILLLLNVVARFMVRSPELLGLAPDGDTPSPTGLAPASPSAHANDASQPVTVIAPSGGWTLQQAWRLPAFWLLFVVFVIMLLTVPVPFVHIVAYARDLGFSPTQGALAVSLMGLCAFVGSLSLGPLSDRIGRKQGLRISLILQVVAFLLFLSANSLGQLYCGAAAFGFFYGSMATLFPALIGDFFSRLHAGTITGFLFAGAGILGAWGPMIAGYLRDTSGSYHVAFMCSIATSVVALSLFLLTPKPPPSPGATGGLSARESSRAV, encoded by the coding sequence GTGCCTTCTTCACCTCGTCTCTTTTACGGTTGGATTGTCACTGCCTGCGCTTTCTGCGTACTCTTCCTCACTTACGGCGTCCAGTATTCTTTCGGGGTGTTTCTCCCCGCTATGCTCGACGAATTAGGCTGGCAACGCGCCAGCATCGCGGGCGCGTTTTCTCTGTACTCGATGATGTACAGCGGCTGTAGTCTCATTAGCGGCAGGCTCACCGACAGTCGCGGACCGCAGTTCGTCATCGCGCTGGGAGGTGTCTTACTCGGGCTCGGCATTATCGCCACCAGTCGCATGTCCGCCATGTGGCATATGTATGTGTTCTACGGACTCATCGCTTCGCTGGGCATGAGCACGGCGTACATTCCCTGCAACGCCACGGTCGTCAAATGGTTCCAGCGTAAACGTGGCCTTGCTCTCGGTTTAGCGTCGAGCGGCAGCAGTTGCGGCATTCTCATATGCCCACCCTTAGCCTCGCATCTTATTGCCCAATGGGGCTGGCGTCCGGTGTATTGCGCGGGCGGCGTGACGATTCTGCTCTTGCTCAACGTCGTCGCTCGGTTCATGGTGCGCAGTCCAGAACTGCTAGGCTTGGCGCCAGACGGCGATACTCCTTCGCCTACGGGACTCGCCCCGGCGTCACCCTCTGCCCACGCAAACGATGCCTCTCAGCCCGTCACCGTCATCGCCCCATCCGGAGGATGGACGCTTCAGCAGGCGTGGCGGCTGCCTGCCTTTTGGCTCTTGTTCGTCGTCTTCGTCATCATGTTGCTGACCGTCCCGGTTCCGTTCGTCCACATCGTCGCGTATGCCCGCGACCTCGGGTTTTCGCCAACCCAAGGAGCATTAGCTGTCAGTCTCATGGGATTGTGCGCCTTCGTGGGGAGTCTCTCGCTCGGTCCGCTCTCTGACCGCATCGGCAGAAAGCAAGGATTGCGCATAAGCCTCATACTGCAAGTCGTCGCGTTCTTGCTCTTCCTTTCGGCGAACAGCTTAGGCCAGTTGTACTGCGGCGCGGCAGCGTTCGGCTTTTTCTACGGCAGCATGGCCACCTTATTCCCCGCGTTAATCGGCGACTTCTTTAGTCGCCTCCATGCCGGAACAATCACAGGGTTTCTTTTCGCAGGCGCAGGGATCTTGGGCGCATGGGGTCCGATGATCGCAGGTTATTTGCGCGATACTTCAGGCTCGTACCATGTCGCTTTCATGTGCAGTATTGCGACAAGCGTGGTTGCTCTGAGCCTCTTTCTTCTCACCCCAAAGCCTCCGCCCTCGCCGGGTGCTACGGGTGGCTTGTCCGCCCGTGAAAGCTCGCGTGCAGTCTAA
- a CDS encoding 50S ribosomal protein L25 yields the protein METIVLTVEPRTDRGKGNAGRLRRQGRVPAVFYGPGKPAASVSIDAREFHFKIAGLEGSHLIQLASSQLDLHDKIAILREVQRHPVTDGLVHVDFLQVDENKPLQVAVALHFVGKAEGVTAGGQLQSAMRAITVECLPREIPEFIEIDVTHLKVHDSIHISGITLPPGVRAVFDADESVVSVTSLAAETPASEVAAAPAVAAAAPAAAPAAAAKK from the coding sequence ATGGAAACGATTGTACTTACAGTAGAGCCCCGAACGGATCGAGGAAAAGGCAACGCGGGGCGGTTGCGTCGGCAAGGGCGCGTCCCGGCGGTTTTCTACGGTCCAGGGAAACCGGCGGCGAGTGTCTCTATCGACGCGCGGGAATTTCATTTTAAGATCGCTGGGTTAGAAGGGTCCCATCTGATCCAGCTCGCCTCATCCCAACTTGACCTGCACGACAAAATCGCGATCTTGCGAGAAGTGCAGCGGCATCCGGTGACCGATGGCCTCGTGCATGTCGATTTTCTCCAAGTAGACGAAAACAAGCCGTTGCAAGTCGCGGTAGCGCTCCATTTTGTTGGGAAGGCCGAAGGCGTGACCGCCGGTGGTCAGTTGCAGTCGGCGATGAGAGCCATCACGGTCGAGTGTCTGCCGCGAGAAATTCCGGAGTTTATCGAGATCGACGTGACGCATCTCAAAGTCCACGATTCGATTCACATCTCTGGCATTACCCTCCCTCCGGGCGTTCGTGCGGTTTTCGATGCCGACGAATCGGTGGTGTCGGTGACCTCACTCGCGGCGGAAACCCCAGCGAGTGAAGTTGCGGCGGCACCAGCAGTGGCGGCAGCGGCACCAGCGGCGGCACCAGCGGCGGCGGCGAAGAAGTAA